Proteins from a genomic interval of Desulfurobacterium sp. TC5-1:
- a CDS encoding nickel-dependent hydrogenase large subunit produces the protein MIKRIEIEPIPLTEGCSKLVLKVERGIIVEGYYYALVPIRGFETLLLDKEAPFATVAATRICGMCQAVHSIAAAKAIEDACNIEVPEAAEKLREALNLAVRVYNHLLHHIVISGNMFEDKDERFEFIKGVQRIRKNISTIMEIIGGEFVHPPNVVVGGISSSIDESVRERLINLADESIPLAEKETKRFIDYINHIWKKRNLPDNLGSHNLDFFIAEDFHSEDIEELYPQEVFPEFPFKREATNTLVKVKGKAVETGVRARKVKKEGFKPSGGIKELHILRAEEIISALKKMKTILEENTFNRELWNREFPVSDGETTGTGIVEAPRGVNIHQVRVDKSGKITYYKIVVPTAINMLAIAEALKGEKVEYAEMVVRAYDPCIACATH, from the coding sequence GTGATAAAGAGAATTGAAATAGAGCCAATTCCACTTACCGAAGGATGCTCAAAGCTGGTTTTAAAGGTTGAAAGGGGCATTATCGTTGAAGGTTACTACTACGCTCTTGTTCCTATTAGAGGCTTTGAAACTCTCCTTCTTGACAAGGAAGCTCCCTTTGCGACGGTCGCTGCAACAAGAATATGCGGCATGTGTCAGGCAGTTCACAGCATAGCGGCGGCTAAAGCAATAGAAGACGCCTGCAACATTGAAGTTCCAGAAGCTGCAGAAAAGTTGAGAGAGGCTCTTAACCTTGCCGTAAGAGTCTATAATCATCTGCTCCATCACATTGTCATATCGGGAAACATGTTTGAAGACAAAGACGAACGATTCGAATTTATAAAAGGCGTTCAGCGTATCAGAAAAAATATCTCAACGATAATGGAAATAATCGGCGGTGAGTTCGTTCATCCGCCAAATGTGGTCGTGGGCGGTATCTCTTCATCAATAGATGAATCTGTCAGAGAGAGACTTATAAACCTCGCTGATGAAAGTATTCCCCTTGCAGAGAAGGAAACTAAAAGATTTATTGACTATATAAATCACATATGGAAGAAACGAAACCTGCCTGATAATCTTGGCTCTCATAACCTTGATTTCTTTATAGCTGAAGACTTCCATTCAGAAGATATAGAAGAGCTGTATCCCCAGGAAGTTTTTCCAGAGTTCCCTTTTAAAAGAGAAGCAACAAACACCCTCGTAAAGGTAAAAGGAAAAGCCGTTGAAACAGGCGTGAGAGCAAGAAAAGTTAAAAAAGAAGGTTTTAAACCATCAGGAGGTATAAAAGAACTCCACATACTGAGAGCAGAAGAAATCATATCTGCTTTAAAGAAGATGAAAACAATACTTGAAGAAAACACTTTTAATAGAGAATTATGGAATAGAGAATTTCCTGTTTCCGACGGAGAAACAACGGGTACAGGAATTGTTGAAGCACCAAGAGGCGTAAATATTCACCAGGTAAGAGTTGATAAAAGCGGAAAGATTACATATTATAAGATTGTTGTACCTACTGCTATAAATATGTTAGCCATTGCAGAAGCACTTAAAGGTGAAAAAGTTGAATATGCTGAGATGGTGGTGCGGGCGTACGATCCCTGTATCGCCTGTGCAACACACTAA
- the mfd gene encoding transcription-repair coupling factor — MLDKRLLKVVRGRLKTEGKVTCSGLPGGAKALFLKELHTATKEKFILIAPTEPLSEALHADLLREGINAVYLPPWDSSPFEPASPSPSVQYKRFSALFRLLEEDFEILVTSVKGYLQKVLSPEEIIEYSLTIEKDKEIPRGELEKFLTKGGFTRVEADAEEGEFLLKGDTLTINTPEEKVTVEFFGDTVEKITVNGKEKERVTIFPLFEMVPDRDRLKSLEDIYPEVYEKHFLFPSLSGAEKLLPDFFKLVPLKEYIESYRIVTVEPFQCKAIKEDFIRELENEAKILEREGYPHSKVEGFVSDELPEPSITIVEKGKSDADFGLTPLPNLDVVEAEEILKSVSKDTIRIIHSTESLKEEIERLQKTLNLKITLEKGISAGGYRIKEQSFSHLCEIEVFSPFKEKSVLTLSPGELVVHRDYGIGIFKGITSRRIANKKFDFVEIEYAGGEKLLAPFTQIDRIYPYSGYKGKKPKLDRLGGTSWKNLERRIKASLIKFAKELAELYKERKTVTGEPIVGNPEIVKAFEKAFPFKETEDQLKAIRDVYRDMESEKPMDRLICGDVGFGKTEVAMRAAMKAVSAGKQVALLAPTTILAEQHYRTFKERFKDFPVTIELLSRFRTKKEQKEILEKLKNGEIDIIIGTHRLTSPDVEFKNLGLLIIDEEHKFGVKTKEKLTSLKKNLDVLYLSATPIPRTLYSAISGFRDISVIETPPVGRKGTKVAVMKYTDKILKTAIERELERNGQVFIVHNDISSLEEIKQKIESFFPEVPSEIIHGQMRADKIERIMHRFVNGETKILIATSIVESGLDIPSANTLIVIGAENFGLSQLYQLKGRVGRGVEKGYCYLLISPKAKLTKEAVKRLEAVKKVSQLGGGFQLALKDLEIRGAGNLLGPQQSGYINSVGLDLYLKLFSEVVEEREKEKDVKLNIPVEAFIPEDYIEDSKERLKVYAELSSTENPSELLDKMKELYGPIPDPVVNTFKLFKIKKLAKELGVAELSLTPSGRLILKFSDEVNISPDQLVEYVKEKGATFTPDKTLYVDAGTTLEKVEETLKELKEKTCDKEN; from the coding sequence ATGCTTGATAAAAGGCTACTAAAAGTCGTAAGAGGAAGGCTGAAAACAGAGGGCAAGGTTACCTGTTCAGGGCTACCGGGCGGAGCAAAAGCCCTGTTTTTAAAAGAACTTCACACAGCGACTAAAGAAAAATTCATCCTCATAGCACCGACAGAACCTCTATCTGAAGCATTACACGCAGACCTTTTAAGAGAAGGAATTAACGCGGTTTATCTACCGCCGTGGGATTCTTCACCTTTTGAACCTGCATCACCCTCTCCATCTGTTCAATACAAACGATTCTCTGCCCTTTTCAGGCTGCTTGAAGAAGACTTTGAAATTCTGGTAACAAGCGTTAAAGGTTATCTTCAAAAAGTCCTTTCACCGGAAGAGATAATAGAGTACTCTCTAACCATTGAAAAGGATAAAGAAATCCCAAGGGGAGAACTTGAAAAATTCCTGACAAAAGGCGGTTTTACAAGGGTTGAAGCAGATGCAGAAGAGGGCGAATTCCTGCTAAAAGGTGATACTCTCACCATCAACACACCTGAAGAAAAGGTAACCGTTGAGTTTTTTGGCGACACTGTTGAGAAGATAACGGTAAACGGAAAAGAAAAAGAACGGGTTACAATCTTTCCTCTATTTGAGATGGTACCTGACAGAGATAGGCTTAAAAGCCTTGAAGATATATATCCAGAAGTTTATGAGAAACACTTTCTCTTTCCTTCTTTAAGCGGTGCGGAAAAGCTCCTGCCGGATTTTTTCAAGTTAGTGCCTTTAAAGGAGTACATTGAAAGCTACCGTATTGTTACGGTTGAACCTTTTCAGTGTAAGGCAATAAAGGAAGATTTCATAAGAGAACTTGAAAACGAAGCGAAAATCCTCGAGCGGGAAGGATATCCCCATTCAAAAGTTGAAGGTTTTGTTTCGGATGAACTTCCTGAACCTTCAATTACGATAGTGGAAAAGGGGAAAAGTGACGCCGACTTTGGTTTAACACCGCTCCCCAACCTTGACGTTGTTGAAGCTGAAGAAATCCTTAAATCCGTTTCTAAAGACACGATAAGAATAATCCACTCAACAGAAAGCTTGAAAGAAGAAATTGAGAGACTCCAAAAAACGTTGAACCTAAAAATTACCCTCGAAAAAGGCATTTCCGCAGGCGGATACAGGATAAAAGAACAGTCGTTTTCCCACCTGTGCGAAATAGAGGTCTTCTCACCGTTTAAGGAAAAGTCCGTTCTAACTCTTTCACCGGGTGAACTTGTTGTTCACAGAGACTACGGCATAGGAATATTCAAAGGAATAACCAGCAGAAGGATAGCAAACAAAAAGTTCGACTTTGTTGAAATAGAGTATGCAGGCGGCGAAAAACTTTTGGCCCCGTTTACACAGATAGACAGAATCTATCCGTATTCAGGTTACAAAGGAAAAAAGCCAAAACTTGACAGGTTAGGCGGAACATCCTGGAAAAACCTTGAAAGACGGATAAAAGCCTCTCTTATAAAGTTTGCCAAAGAGCTTGCAGAGCTTTACAAAGAGAGAAAAACGGTAACAGGTGAACCTATCGTTGGAAATCCAGAAATAGTAAAGGCGTTTGAAAAGGCATTTCCGTTTAAAGAGACAGAAGACCAGCTTAAAGCTATAAGAGACGTTTATCGGGACATGGAATCGGAAAAGCCGATGGACAGGCTCATATGCGGTGATGTCGGTTTCGGAAAGACGGAAGTTGCCATGAGAGCCGCGATGAAAGCGGTATCCGCAGGAAAGCAGGTTGCGCTCCTTGCACCAACAACGATACTTGCAGAACAGCACTACAGAACGTTCAAAGAGAGATTTAAAGACTTCCCTGTAACGATCGAGCTTCTATCAAGATTCAGAACCAAGAAAGAACAAAAAGAAATACTTGAAAAACTTAAAAACGGTGAAATAGACATAATCATCGGTACCCACAGGTTAACCTCTCCTGACGTTGAATTTAAAAATTTAGGACTTCTGATAATAGATGAAGAACACAAGTTCGGCGTTAAAACAAAAGAGAAACTAACATCCCTAAAGAAAAACCTTGACGTTCTTTATCTGTCCGCAACTCCGATACCAAGAACCCTCTATTCGGCCATATCAGGTTTCAGAGACATATCGGTTATCGAAACACCTCCCGTCGGCAGAAAGGGAACAAAAGTTGCCGTGATGAAATACACGGATAAAATCCTGAAAACGGCAATTGAACGGGAGCTTGAAAGAAACGGACAGGTGTTTATTGTCCACAACGACATATCTTCCCTTGAAGAGATTAAACAGAAAATAGAATCCTTTTTTCCTGAGGTTCCTTCAGAAATCATTCACGGACAGATGAGGGCAGACAAGATAGAGAGAATTATGCACCGTTTTGTAAACGGCGAAACGAAAATTCTGATAGCAACCTCCATCGTCGAGTCTGGACTTGATATACCTTCAGCAAACACTTTAATCGTCATCGGTGCGGAAAATTTTGGACTATCTCAACTATATCAGCTAAAGGGAAGAGTCGGAAGAGGCGTAGAAAAAGGCTACTGTTATCTCCTCATCTCACCTAAAGCAAAGCTTACAAAAGAGGCTGTAAAAAGGCTTGAAGCTGTTAAAAAGGTATCCCAGCTTGGCGGTGGATTCCAGTTAGCACTAAAAGACCTTGAGATAAGAGGCGCTGGGAACCTTTTAGGACCTCAGCAGAGCGGCTACATCAACTCTGTGGGACTTGACCTGTACTTAAAACTTTTCTCAGAGGTCGTAGAAGAAAGGGAAAAAGAGAAAGACGTTAAGCTAAACATCCCTGTTGAAGCTTTCATCCCTGAAGACTATATAGAGGATTCAAAAGAAAGACTAAAGGTGTATGCAGAACTTTCATCAACAGAAAATCCTTCAGAACTCCTTGATAAGATGAAAGAACTCTACGGACCAATCCCTGATCCCGTTGTAAATACGTTCAAACTATTTAAAATCAAAAAGCTGGCAAAAGAGTTGGGTGTAGCGGAACTTTCCCTTACCCCTTCTGGAAGGTTGATACTTAAATTTAGTGATGAGGTAAACATATCACCTGACCAGCTGGTGGAATACGTAAAGGAAAAAGGAGCAACGTTCACACCGGATAAAACACTTTACGTTGACGCAGGAACAACACTTGAAAAGGTAGAAGAAACACTTAAAGAGCTTAAGGAGAAAACCTGTGATAAAGAGAATTGA
- the pheA gene encoding prephenate dehydratase: protein MDRLEELRKQIDRIDKQLIELLSKRAQLAKEVGEVKREKGLPFYVPEREAKILIKLEEMNKQYGVLPPQSIRAIFREIISACRALEEPTKVAFLGPFATFTHLAALKHFGTSSDLRPMASITDVFEEVEKGRADYGVVPVENSIEGIVNYTVDMFLDTELKICGEIFVPVNLHLLSQEASLKDIKKVYSHRHAIAQAKKWLTENLPHAEIEEVSSTAKAAELASRERGVAAVASEAAALLYDLNILEKNIQEISQNFTRFLVVGMKDSESPTGNDKTSIMFSTRHVAGALFHALKPFALYDVNLSKIESRPTKKRPWEYVFFVDMDGHRLEPKLKKALEEVAQGTSFMKILGSYPKGFKE, encoded by the coding sequence ATGGATAGATTGGAAGAGCTCAGGAAGCAGATTGACAGGATAGATAAGCAGTTGATAGAGCTTTTAAGCAAAAGGGCGCAGCTTGCAAAAGAGGTTGGAGAAGTTAAGAGAGAAAAGGGACTGCCGTTTTACGTTCCTGAAAGGGAAGCAAAGATTCTTATAAAGCTTGAGGAGATGAACAAGCAGTACGGTGTTCTTCCGCCTCAGTCAATAAGGGCTATTTTCAGGGAGATAATATCTGCCTGCCGTGCTCTTGAAGAGCCTACAAAAGTTGCTTTTCTGGGACCTTTTGCAACGTTTACTCACCTTGCGGCTCTTAAACATTTTGGTACCTCTTCAGACTTAAGGCCGATGGCTTCAATAACCGACGTTTTTGAGGAGGTGGAAAAAGGAAGGGCTGATTATGGTGTTGTTCCGGTTGAAAACTCAATAGAGGGCATCGTTAACTACACCGTTGACATGTTTCTTGATACGGAACTTAAGATATGCGGTGAGATTTTTGTCCCCGTTAACCTTCACCTTTTAAGTCAGGAAGCTTCTTTAAAGGACATTAAAAAGGTTTATTCCCACCGTCATGCAATCGCTCAGGCTAAAAAGTGGTTGACTGAAAATCTTCCTCATGCTGAGATTGAAGAAGTTTCAAGCACTGCAAAAGCCGCGGAGCTGGCAAGCAGGGAAAGAGGCGTTGCCGCTGTTGCAAGTGAAGCAGCAGCACTTCTTTACGATTTAAATATCCTTGAAAAGAACATTCAGGAAATTTCCCAGAACTTTACGAGATTCCTTGTCGTCGGTATGAAAGATTCCGAGTCACCTACCGGGAACGATAAAACGTCCATAATGTTCAGCACAAGGCACGTTGCAGGTGCTTTATTCCACGCTTTAAAGCCGTTTGCCCTTTATGATGTTAACCTTAGCAAAATAGAGTCAAGACCTACAAAGAAACGCCCCTGGGAATACGTTTTCTTTGTTGATATGGACGGCCACAGGCTTGAACCCAAGCTCAAAAAGGCTCTTGAAGAGGTAGCCCAGGGCACTTCCTTCATGAAGATTTTAGGTTCATATCCAAAAGGGTTCAAGGAGTAA
- a CDS encoding cation diffusion facilitator family transporter, whose product MSLQKKATVVASSVAAVLVVIKLFVGVVSGSVSVLASAIDSILDIFVSLFNYFAIHNAEKPPNERFNYGLGKIEALAAVIEGLIITMSGLFIMYQGITKIIHNRPITHLGTSLLVMVVSIVLTGGLVVFLEYVAKKTGNLVVKSDALHYKTDLLSNSAVLLSLAIVYFTKFYAVDGFFGIAIALYIIYSAYELIKEGILILMDVALEDETVEKIVKIIESTPKVTSYHFLKTRKAGPFNFVDVHLVFNPEISLKEAHDISDQVEERIKQIDPDKRWEVTIHLDPTDDSCLHDTDDCLKGEK is encoded by the coding sequence ATGTCTCTTCAGAAAAAAGCCACCGTTGTGGCAAGTTCCGTTGCGGCGGTGCTTGTCGTAATAAAACTCTTTGTGGGTGTTGTGAGCGGTTCCGTTTCCGTTCTTGCCTCTGCAATTGATTCGATTCTTGATATTTTTGTTTCTCTTTTCAATTACTTTGCCATACACAACGCCGAAAAGCCACCTAACGAGAGATTTAACTACGGGCTCGGGAAGATAGAAGCACTTGCAGCCGTTATAGAAGGTTTGATTATCACGATGTCCGGTCTTTTCATAATGTATCAGGGTATTACGAAAATAATTCATAACAGGCCGATAACGCATCTTGGGACTTCTCTTCTTGTTATGGTTGTTTCCATTGTTTTAACAGGGGGGCTTGTCGTTTTCCTTGAATACGTTGCTAAGAAAACCGGCAACCTTGTTGTAAAGTCGGACGCCCTTCACTATAAAACAGACCTCCTTTCAAACTCTGCTGTTCTTCTATCCCTTGCCATTGTATATTTCACAAAGTTTTACGCAGTTGACGGATTTTTCGGCATTGCCATAGCCCTTTATATCATTTATTCTGCTTATGAGTTAATAAAAGAAGGTATTTTGATATTGATGGATGTTGCCCTTGAAGATGAAACGGTTGAAAAAATAGTGAAAATTATAGAGTCAACGCCTAAAGTAACCAGCTACCATTTTTTAAAGACGCGAAAGGCGGGCCCTTTTAACTTTGTTGATGTTCACCTTGTCTTTAATCCTGAGATTTCACTGAAAGAGGCTCATGATATATCTGATCAGGTTGAGGAAAGGATAAAACAGATAGATCCCGATAAGAGGTGGGAGGTTACGATACACCTTGACCCGACTGATGATTCCTGCCTTCACGATACAGATGATTGCCTGAAAGGAGAAAAATGA
- the rsmH gene encoding 16S rRNA (cytosine(1402)-N(4))-methyltransferase RsmH — protein sequence MKEIFHPPVLLNESIEFLKAKEGGVFVDATLGGGGHTEAILEANPQNRVIAIDRDEEAIDRAIKKLERFGDRFSVYHANFAQIGVVLDEEGIDFVDGILFDLGVSHFQLRGDRGFSFWKDDPLDMRMDRSQKLTAADVVNTLPERELANIIYRYGEERFSRKIAREIVKRRREKPIKTTLELAKIVESVIPKKLWAGRKKHPATKTFQAIRIYVNKELESIEEAIPEAVDRLKPGGRIVVITFHSLEDRIVKELLKERKDLKIIAKKPVLPTEEEIAANPAARSAKLRAAEKKAPAELGN from the coding sequence ATGAAAGAGATATTTCATCCGCCGGTTCTTTTAAATGAATCCATTGAGTTTTTAAAGGCTAAAGAAGGGGGAGTCTTTGTTGACGCTACACTCGGTGGAGGTGGCCATACCGAGGCGATACTTGAGGCAAACCCTCAGAACAGAGTCATAGCCATAGATAGAGATGAAGAGGCAATAGATAGGGCTATAAAGAAGCTTGAGCGGTTTGGTGATAGGTTTTCCGTTTATCACGCAAACTTTGCGCAAATAGGCGTTGTTCTTGATGAAGAAGGGATAGATTTTGTTGACGGTATCCTTTTTGACCTTGGCGTTTCTCACTTCCAGTTAAGGGGAGACAGGGGCTTCTCCTTCTGGAAGGACGATCCTCTTGATATGAGGATGGACAGAAGCCAGAAGCTAACGGCTGCTGATGTTGTTAATACTCTGCCGGAGAGAGAACTGGCGAACATCATATACCGCTACGGCGAGGAGAGATTTTCAAGGAAGATAGCAAGAGAAATAGTAAAGAGACGAAGAGAAAAGCCGATAAAGACGACCCTTGAACTTGCGAAAATAGTTGAATCTGTTATACCTAAAAAACTCTGGGCTGGAAGAAAGAAGCATCCTGCCACCAAAACCTTTCAGGCGATAAGAATCTACGTTAACAAGGAGCTTGAAAGCATTGAAGAGGCAATTCCCGAAGCAGTTGACAGGTTAAAACCCGGTGGAAGGATTGTTGTTATAACCTTTCACTCTCTTGAAGATAGAATAGTAAAGGAACTTTTAAAAGAGAGAAAAGACCTTAAAATAATTGCCAAGAAACCTGTTCTGCCGACTGAGGAAGAGATAGCAGCAAACCCTGCCGCAAGGAGTGCAAAGCTGAGAGCGGCTGAGAAGAAGGCACCCGCAGAGCTTGGAAATTAA
- a CDS encoding nucleotidyl transferase AbiEii/AbiGii toxin family protein, which produces MEHILKWKLEILDLLNKAISCLKTAGIPYNEWSFGGGSALMFRYWHRESKDVDIFLTNPQYITMLSPRLNEYAESIATDYKESSVFIKILVENREIDFIVAPNLSGKLPVKKTLDSNMEIFVEQPEEILVKKFFYRTESLKIRDFLDAYIVLKDPLKTESTRLIFRNFLKRKEETLRKRAAYLQKVVKSEGILNTLQKLSVSPFLIGKVPENFIQTVVKEIFEKKPT; this is translated from the coding sequence ATGGAACATATTCTAAAGTGGAAATTAGAAATTCTTGATTTACTAAACAAGGCAATAAGCTGTCTAAAAACTGCCGGAATTCCTTATAATGAATGGAGTTTCGGAGGCGGCAGTGCTTTAATGTTCCGGTACTGGCACAGAGAAAGCAAAGATGTTGATATATTTCTTACAAATCCTCAATACATCACAATGTTATCTCCAAGACTTAACGAATACGCCGAAAGCATAGCTACCGATTACAAGGAATCTTCCGTTTTTATAAAAATATTAGTGGAAAACAGAGAAATAGACTTTATAGTTGCCCCAAATTTAAGCGGGAAACTGCCTGTCAAAAAAACATTGGATTCAAACATGGAAATATTTGTAGAGCAACCGGAAGAAATACTTGTCAAAAAATTCTTTTACAGAACAGAAAGCTTAAAAATAAGAGATTTTTTGGATGCTTACATCGTTTTAAAAGATCCATTAAAAACCGAAAGCACCAGACTGATCTTTAGGAATTTCTTAAAAAGAAAGGAAGAAACCTTAAGAAAAAGGGCAGCTTACTTGCAGAAAGTTGTAAAGAGCGAAGGGATATTAAATACCTTACAAAAACTTTCGGTTTCTCCGTTCCTGATAGGAAAGGTTCCCGAAAATTTCATACAAACAGTAGTAAAAGAAATCTTTGAAAAAAAGCCGACTTAA
- a CDS encoding type II toxin-antitoxin system prevent-host-death family antitoxin: MIVTANELKRRGISYISELLKKFENVFISVRGKKFVILTVEEYEKLKELEHAIRKVAINYGKLL; the protein is encoded by the coding sequence ATGATCGTAACGGCAAACGAGCTTAAAAGAAGAGGTATCTCTTACATATCTGAACTTTTAAAGAAGTTTGAGAACGTTTTTATCTCCGTTAGAGGAAAAAAGTTCGTAATACTAACCGTGGAAGAATACGAAAAGCTAAAAGAACTTGAACATGCTATAAGAAAGGTTGCAATTAATTATGGTAAATTATTATAG
- a CDS encoding DUF87 domain-containing protein: protein MKTLKSDEIYSCVESMVKEAERSVKISSAWLKGSIVDKLLSNLPDSVELEVILRASELQDLLITDDYVFRKIEEKGGQVFLSNRLHAKFILVDEKRAVVGSANFTGAGFSGYDSGNIEAAVYYDIDDDEEEVKELFSYFEQIKSDSAKFDENLLGFAINPVKSRSFEFILIEPDVKEQSYVEVKHGEGTILAKIVTIYSYDMGFFANPFSAGESPVFGSVDTFKTLFTGRKGKEWKKAAVWSYLNENSDRVKVAVAEVLGIVKNGKLETNMEPFDVGEPVYLASSDTLRNLVKRTFSGKSMTYPVKVGTFEDGEQEVFIDGKEVITKHMLILGTTGSGKSHFTKIFLSRFLKDYPVQTFIFDPHGEYYDELSDSISQEDIMHVVFEETLFPIHPDEVEWLVKEAGFSYLVSGNSGLARDNKAYLSNLIKPSLKRTVFKDENLLDILSKVKDEVEEEIETSNGKPKKVKKRVSAGVEKEAAEIFGEKILTTQVETYNQLISAVESSKKVVIFNFSRVTDPVTRVNIAGLAMQELFNQNKEHKKERLIVLEEAHNFAPEGSYGDVSAGKDNLALTMARKIASEGRKFNLGLVVITQRPAQVSKYVLSQANTQAMFRTMNVSDLAAVETYVEFAGRDLIDLLPSLQTGMGILSGLGVPFPVVVEVDG from the coding sequence ATGAAAACATTAAAAAGTGATGAGATATACTCTTGCGTGGAATCAATGGTTAAGGAGGCTGAAAGAAGTGTAAAAATTTCCTCTGCCTGGTTAAAAGGGAGCATCGTTGATAAGCTGCTTTCAAATCTTCCTGACAGTGTGGAACTTGAAGTTATCCTTAGAGCTTCTGAGCTTCAGGATCTTCTCATAACTGACGATTACGTCTTTAGGAAGATAGAAGAAAAGGGAGGGCAGGTTTTTTTAAGCAACAGGCTTCATGCAAAATTTATCCTTGTTGACGAGAAAAGGGCGGTTGTAGGTTCCGCAAACTTTACAGGTGCCGGGTTTTCAGGCTACGATTCAGGTAATATAGAAGCTGCCGTTTACTATGATATTGATGACGATGAAGAAGAAGTAAAAGAGCTTTTTTCATACTTTGAACAGATAAAAAGTGATTCTGCAAAGTTTGACGAGAACCTTTTAGGTTTTGCGATAAATCCTGTTAAATCCCGCTCTTTTGAGTTTATTCTCATTGAACCTGATGTAAAAGAACAATCTTATGTTGAAGTTAAGCATGGTGAAGGTACAATCCTTGCCAAGATTGTAACAATCTACTCCTATGATATGGGATTTTTTGCCAATCCTTTCTCTGCCGGTGAATCACCGGTTTTTGGTTCTGTTGATACGTTTAAGACCCTGTTTACAGGGAGGAAAGGGAAAGAGTGGAAGAAGGCTGCCGTGTGGTCTTACCTTAACGAGAACAGCGACAGGGTAAAAGTTGCCGTTGCAGAGGTTTTAGGAATTGTAAAGAACGGAAAACTTGAGACGAACATGGAACCTTTTGACGTGGGGGAACCTGTTTACCTTGCATCTTCAGATACTCTGAGAAACCTTGTAAAAAGGACTTTTTCAGGTAAAAGTATGACCTATCCCGTTAAAGTGGGAACGTTTGAAGACGGTGAGCAGGAAGTTTTTATTGACGGCAAAGAGGTAATAACGAAACACATGCTTATTTTAGGTACAACAGGTTCGGGAAAGAGCCACTTCACAAAAATTTTCCTCTCACGGTTTTTAAAAGATTATCCCGTTCAAACCTTTATTTTTGATCCTCACGGCGAGTATTACGATGAACTTTCAGACTCCATTTCTCAGGAAGACATTATGCATGTTGTTTTTGAAGAAACCCTCTTTCCCATCCACCCTGATGAGGTGGAATGGCTTGTGAAAGAGGCAGGGTTTTCCTATCTTGTAAGCGGTAATTCCGGACTTGCAAGAGACAATAAAGCTTACCTTTCAAATCTTATAAAGCCATCACTTAAAAGAACTGTGTTTAAAGATGAAAATCTTTTGGACATTCTTTCAAAAGTAAAAGATGAAGTAGAGGAAGAAATAGAAACCTCAAACGGAAAACCGAAAAAGGTTAAAAAGCGTGTTTCTGCAGGTGTTGAGAAAGAGGCAGCAGAGATTTTTGGAGAAAAAATTTTAACCACTCAGGTAGAAACTTACAATCAGCTTATTTCGGCCGTTGAAAGCTCTAAAAAGGTAGTTATTTTCAACTTTTCCCGCGTAACCGATCCCGTTACGAGGGTAAACATTGCAGGCCTTGCCATGCAGGAGCTCTTCAATCAGAACAAGGAACATAAGAAAGAAAGACTTATAGTCCTTGAAGAGGCTCACAATTTTGCACCTGAAGGAAGCTACGGCGATGTTTCAGCAGGAAAAGACAACCTTGCCCTAACCATGGCGAGAAAAATAGCATCAGAAGGAAGAAAATTTAATCTTGGACTTGTTGTAATCACTCAGAGGCCTGCGCAGGTCAGCAAGTACGTTCTATCACAGGCAAATACTCAGGCAATGTTCAGAACGATGAACGTTTCAGACCTTGCCGCCGTTGAAACCTACGTAGAATTTGCCGGAAGAGATTTGATAGACCTTCTGCCCTCCCTTCAAACCGGAATGGGAATCCTGAGCGGTTTGGGTGTACCCTTTCCGGTAGTGGTGGAGGTGGACGGTTGA
- a CDS encoding nucleotidyltransferase, with amino-acid sequence MKEITRSTFEDFGNTDKVLEILELVSKELAGNYVVIGGLAVRTYAGKVRKLTPDLDFLVKPEVEEKVFSLFRLSRNTLCGSVWLVGNVDGVEVDFQVATKKFENGIIESAETFCVDDFFIKVAKPEHLILMKLGVLREKDEMDIALLLKRKELDLGKLLGLVKTHLPSEIDTLKQFVLMSKLVKE; translated from the coding sequence GTGAAGGAAATTACAAGATCTACGTTTGAAGATTTTGGCAACACCGATAAGGTTCTTGAAATTCTTGAATTAGTTTCAAAAGAGCTTGCTGGCAATTATGTAGTTATAGGGGGATTGGCAGTTCGGACTTACGCTGGAAAAGTTAGAAAGTTGACTCCAGATCTTGATTTTCTCGTAAAGCCTGAGGTTGAAGAAAAGGTTTTCTCTCTGTTCAGGCTAAGCAGAAACACACTCTGCGGCTCTGTATGGCTTGTCGGAAATGTAGATGGTGTTGAGGTTGACTTTCAGGTTGCAACAAAAAAGTTTGAAAATGGAATCATTGAAAGTGCAGAGACTTTTTGCGTTGATGACTTTTTTATAAAAGTGGCTAAACCTGAGCATCTGATTTTAATGAAACTCGGCGTTTTGAGGGAGAAGGATGAAATGGATATAGCTTTACTTTTGAAACGGAAAGAATTGGACCTCGGAAAGCTGCTTGGACTTGTAAAGACTCATTTGCCGTCTGAAATTGATACGCTAAAGCAGTTTGTTTTGATGAGTAAGTTGGTAAAGGAGTAA